The genomic DNA GTGAGACGCTTGATGCCTACACATTATGTCTTACGGCGGACCGGACACTATTGTATAACCGGATCAATCAACGTGTTGATCAAATGGTAGCAGCAGGATTGGCACAGGAGGCCCGCTGGTTGTTCGACCAAGGTGGGGCAACTTTACCAGCCGGCAAGGGTATCGGTTATCATGAATGGTTCCCATATTTTGATGGGGAACGGTCGCTTGATGAGACGGTTGCGGCTATCAAACAAGACTCACGACGCTACGCAAAACGGCAATTGACTTGGTTCCGTAATAAGATGACGGTTGATTGGGTCAACTTATTGGAACACCCTGAACTACGAGCCTCAATTGACCAGCAGCTAGCTAGTTGGTTAAGCTAAATTATAAATTGGTATACCTTTGATAAAACGTGTGATATTTTCTAACATGAATGATTGACATTCAATGATAACATTGCTAATATTAAGTCTGTATTAAAGAGGAGGGTCGTTATGAAGGAAAAGGAACTGCGTCGCTCGTTGGCTGTCTTACCAATTGGTACGGTTATGAAGCTGACCGATTTGTCCGCACGACAAATTCGTTACTATGAAGAGCAAGCATTGATTACGCCGGAACGGAATGCTGGTAATCGGCGGATGTTTTCGCTAAATGATATTGATCGGTTACTTGAGATTAAGGATTTTTTAGCAGATGGTATCAATATGGCAGGAATCAAAGAAATTTATGCGCGCCAAAAGCAGCGGGCTGAACAGAAACAAGCTGATTTGGCTAAGCCACTAACTGATCGCGATGTGCGCCGCATCCTTCATGATGAATTCCTGAATCTCGGAGGTTTGCAGTCCGACAAGGGTCCCAATTATCCGGCACGTTAAGGTATTTGCATCCGTTAGTCAATCAATTTAAGGAGCGATTTTCATGGCAAAACAGTCCTATTCAAAAGACGATATCCGCCGCATCGTCAAAGAAGAAAACGTTAATTTTTTGCGGTTAATGTTTACTGATTTATTTGGCACAATTAAGAACGTTGAAGTTCCGGTTTCACAACTCGACAAACTTCTGGATAACAAGTTGATGTTTGATGGTTCATCCATCGATGGGTTTGTTCGGATCGAAGAAAGTGACATGTACCTGTATCCTGACTTATCAACTTGGTTGATTATGCCTTGGAATACGGAACATGGAAAAATTGCACGGATCATCTGTGAAGTTTACACCGCTGACCGTAAGCCGTTTGAAGGTGACCCACGGAACAATTTGATTCGTGTCTTGAATGATATGCGGGAAGCAGGTTATACGTCATTTAACTGTGGGACTGAACCTGAATTCTTCTTATTTAAAATGAATGAAAAGGGCGAACCAACGACTGAATTGAACGATAAGGGGAGTTACTTTGACTTATCGCCAATGGACTTAGGTGAAAATTGTCGTCGGGATATTGCACTTGAACTCGAACGGCTTGGCTTTAACGTTGAAGCCAGTCACCATGAAGTTGCACCTGGCCAACATGAAATTGACTTTAAGTACGCGGATGCCTTATCTGCAGCCGATCATATTCAAACATTCAAGTTGGTCGTTAAGACCATCGCACGGAAATACAACTTGTGGGCAACCTTCATGCCTAAGCCGTTAAACGGTGTTAATGGTTCTGGGATGCATGTGAACATGTCCTTGTTCCATGATCAAGGGAATGCTTTTTACGATGCTAATGACAAGAGTGGGTTAGAATTGTCATCCGATGCTTACCATTTCTTAGGCGGTCTGATGAAGCATGCACGTTCTTACACGGCTGTTACGAATCCAACGGTCAACTCATACAAACGGTTGGTTCCAGGATACGAAGCACCAGTGTACGTGGCTTGGTCAGCCTCTAACCGGTCACCAATGATTCGAATTCCAAGTGCACGCGGCTTATCAACACGTCTTGAATTACGGAGTGTGGATGCATCAACTAATCCATATTTAGCCTTTGCAGCAGTGCTGGAAGCTGGCTTAGATGGTATCAAGAATGGCATCGAACCACCAAAGAGTGTTGATCGTAACATTTATGTCATGGATGAAGATGAACGTTCAGCAGCTGGTATCGCTGACTTGCCATCAACGTTACACAACGCTCTGAAAGAATTCCAGACAGATCCAACAATGAAAAAAGCGTTGGGGCCACATATTTATCAGAGTTTCTTGGAAGCTAAACGGCTAGAATGGGCATCATACCGTCAGCAAGTTAGCGAATGGGAACGTGATCAGTACATGGAACTGTATTAAATAACGAATTAAGATTAAAGTAAGACGGTTAGGGCACCTTAAATGGCGGACTAGCCGTTTTTGTTATAAAATTAGTAAATTGTGGTGTTAGCCTTTATTAATGCATCAATTTTCGGTAACATTAAGAATAGCAATGCAATTCAGCAAGTTTTCAATTATTATTGATTGCAAGGAGATTATTATGGAAAAACAAAATCAGCCTGATCTTGAAAAACAAGATCAACCTACGCGCGCGCTTACGAAGCGACTTCAACAAAAGTTAGACTATGTAACTACGGTGCGCCAAGCAATTACGGCTGGTGACGACCGGTTGATCTATGAATTGATCGATGGTGACCATTATCACCAAGCCTTACTTAACGAGGAACCGGATCCAACCCGTAATGCCCAAGTGGATTTAATTACGGATGTTTATCCGGCAATCAGTCACTACTTGAGTACCAAGTTAATTGATTATTTGGCCCATGAATACCCGTTCTTTTATTATGAGGAAACGCAGCTCGGTGAGTTTCAGATTTACTTTGGTAACTGGTGGGACCGGCGACGCTTTGGCAAATTAAACGTGTTAAAAGTGGCGTTTGAATTTAGTTCAGAAGAATATAACAAATTACAAAAAACTTTTGAATTAGCGCCAGAACATAAGCGATTTAATACGGACCGTATTCAACAAATTTCGGCTGGTAGTGATCAGCTCCAGAAGTTGATTGACGCTCAGTCGGACCGAGATGCCCAGAAAGAAGAATTGCGCAAGCAACTGAAGGAAAATGGGCAACGTAACTCGTTGTTTGATTCTGGCCGGATCAAAGAAGAACGCCAACAAATTATTGATCAGTTATCTAAACTGGCCGATGAAGATGAACAGGCGAACAATGCTCATGCCACTATGAAAGATAACGAAGCTAAGATCTTAACGCTTTCTAAGGAAGATACGATTTTAGCTTACGAAAAGCAAGCGATTGAAAACGCCTTTAAGAGTTTTGAGAATTTTAATGAGCGTAACCGTAGTCTTTATGTGGACTACTTGACCACGCTGATTGGGAAGGCGCAGGTAGCGGCTGATGGCGAATAATACGGACAAACAGATTGATACGGCAACATTGAGTACCCACGGTAAGTTGAGCACGTTCAACGAGGGCCTTAAAAAGGGACTCGCCAATGGTGAAAAGTTCACAGCTCTTATGGATCAATTGATTGATACGGCTGATGGCGAGACTTTATTAGCGGCCGCGCAACAGTTAGCGAATTTCAAACTAGATACGGCCTACGTGACGTTCCCGCATCAATATCAAAATGCAGACTATTACTTGATCTTCATGAGTCGCTTATTGGGGATGCATGGTGATGAACAAGCCGTATTGAATTCGCAACGGCATACTGAAGCTTTATACCACGTTTACAGTGCCTTAACGGATGATTATACGTTCTTGTACCAAGTGGTTGATAAGGGCAATGGTGGTGCATATTACCGGGAACAAACGACGGGCGAAAGCTTGTTTTATATTCATCTAGAACGGCGCTTATTGCGATTCAATAGTTCGGCCTTTACAAATTTATTTATTAATAAATTGTTGTTAAAAGGGACGGGCGTTGATCAAATTAACGTGGTACTAGCAACGCTAATTAAATTTGGACATTGTTTACAAGACGACTTCGGCTTTAATGTCGATTTCAATATTTTGGACGTGGCTAATGCGGCCAAATACGAGTTGCGTGCTGCCGACCTTGATCGGGCGATCGTTGATCAATTATTCGTAAGCGCCGCCGAAAATGATTATATGTTGCGCAATTCACAACATGGCCAGGGTGCTCAAATTGAACTGCGGACAGGTTTGACCGTTGATATTTTTGATGCGGCTGAGGCTGATGGTGGCCGCAAATGGGTATTGACCGTCCATGATCCTGAGCAAGCCGTCTCATGGTTTGATGTGTTACTGCATTTTGGCTTTATGCGTGATTGGTACTTAGATAATATTGATTCGCTAGAAATAAAAGCGGATCCATTAGTATTTGCTTAAGTAACGGAGGGATTTGATGCTAGAATTAGCAACGCTATTGCAACAATCAATCCGCTTAGACCGTGATATTACAGCACGTCAGCAGATTCATTGGCGGCCACAAGAACGATTGCAAAATGCAATGGTTTCGCTGGACGTGGAACTAGCTGAGATGGCGAATACATCGGAGTGGTTTAAAGTTTGGAAAATTTACCGGGGTAAGGCTGATCCAGATAAGACGCACCGAGAGACCTTGTTGAACGAATATGTGGATGCCATGGATTTCTTTTTTCTTGTTTCGGCCATTCAACAGTGGACACATTTAATTCCAGTCACGGCTGAGCAATTGACCAGTATCACGGCCAAGCCAACGACAGATCTGAACAAACAGTATTTAGCAATTAAGCATTTATTATATGATGCCTACTTTAACCATCGACGGGAAAGCTATCAGCATGCTTGGCACGTTTTCTTAAAGATCGGTTTAGTTGACTTTGGGTTTGATCAAGATGAGATTCAAGCAGCTTTTACTGCTAAAAATCATGTTAATGAGCAACGTCAAGCGAATAACTATTAAAAAATAACCTAATTACGCGAGCAGTTCACGTAATTAGGTTATTTTTAAGCATCGGCGATTAATTGCGCCTCGTTATCTTTATCTTGAGCAACCAGCTCATTGACTTGGTCGATCAGTGTTTGTCGCTGGTCAAGATCATCGTCGCATTCAAAGAAAGCGCCGAGTTCTTCAGCTAGGGTGTCTTTGCCCGCATCCATATACCGAAAGTCATGACTCGTAATCGTATAGTGCTGCTGATCTGGCATCCGCACAATCACGCAACCAGTGGCTGATTTTCCCTTGGACGCTTTGTCGGTGAATTCCACGGCTAGCACGTAGGGAGCGTCGGTTGAGCGATCCTTGATGGCGTGAGCGATATTCCCAGTAATTGCTTCAAGTTTCAATTGTTTCACCTCAAAATATATTATACGCACTATTGAGGCGGGATGCGAGAATTGTTTTAGTCTAAGCGTTGTTCGGCCCTGCGGTTCTGTTCAGCGTAAAAGATGTTGAAGGCGCGGTGGGCACTGATGACGAGTCGGTAATGATGCTGCGCGACTAACAGATTATTACGGAATTCAAAAGTGTCGCGGCCTTGTTGAATAAACGTTAAGGTGTCATTGAGATAGATATTATTAGTTAAGCCATGGCGTAAAAGCATTGTTGATTCCCCCAGTATTCGATAAATTGATTGTACTACTTTGGTGGTGCGCGCTGCTGGTGAGGGCACTTGATTGTAAATTGTTGATGTAAACTCGGTTAATTAAAATGGTTAACCAGTGCTTAAATAAAATATAGAAGTACTCAATTTTGAATGAATGTCGGCGTTTGATAAAGCCTGTGATTTTGTTATTTAATTGTCAGGCTGGTAATAACATTATGACAGTTCATGGTTCTAAATCACAATAAGCGAGTTGTGATTTAAAATCAAAAAGCAATCCTGTCAAAGACGGTTTGACAGGATTGCTTTTTTGGTTATTTACATGCGGGTCGCTATTAATGTCACGAGTGAGACTTGAACTCACAACCCTCCGCTTAGAAGGCGGATGCTCTATCCAGTTGAGCTACCGTGACAACAACAAGATTAATTATAGTTAAGAAGCTGAAGTGTGTCAATTTTTATTTGGCTTTTCGCTAATCTGAAATGCTAAAAATGACAGTTGGCATGAAGAATTTTTGTAAAATGTAATATTTGTAACAAAAAGAAACTGAATTTAAGTAAGTGCTTTTAGCATTAGGTATAGTAATAATATGAGCTGATGAAATTGAAATTAAAAATGGTGAAATTGTAAAATTATGTGATTGCCGAAATTTAGATGCGATAAAACAGCACTATGTAAATGCTGTAATAGCGGTAACTAAGCCTCGTCGCAATCAGTTTGATTTTTTGAAAATTGGTATTACATATTGGTATTGAAAAAGCTAATTTAGCCAAGAATATTTAAGAAAAGCTAAAGAAACTAACAAAACTGACTAAAATAGTTTATTTTGCTTGAAATATTGCTGTAACAAAACGATAATAATCACGTAACAAGGAAGGAGAATTCTTATGGGTTCAGTATTTGCAATTGTCGGTATCATCGCCATCGCTGGTGGGATTCAATATTATTCAAACTTTGTTGCCAAAGAAAATGCAAGCAGTAAGCATTTCACTGCTTCCCGTAATGACCGTTAGTCAACGGGAGTTCTTGAACTTGCACATTGGCATTATACAATCAATCAATTAAAAAAGAACTACTCACTATAAGATGAGCAGTTCTTTTTTAATTACTTGATTTTTGGTGTTTTTTCGATGGTGTCAGTCTTGCCGGCAGCCCAACGCTGGATAGCAGCAACTTCTTTTTCGCGACGAATGCGCTTTTGCTTCCCAGCAACTGGCCGACGTGATGCCCATGTGTTATATGGTTTTGCAACAACAGTCATAAGAGTATGTCCCTCCTTTGATTAGTCCAATAACGACTATATTAAACAAGAATAGTGTACATTGCAACCGAATTAACAGGAAAAGCCAGACTTTTCCCAAAAATTGCATTATTAGTATAACGGTTATTTCGGTCGCTTGTCAAGATAAAATCCTTTACAGCGTGCATAAAGGTCTTTTTTACTATTCATTAACAACACATTGTACTAGTAAATTTGTCATGAATCATGATTAAAACATGCCAGTTAGTTGGATTATTATTCGTCAGTATATGCGCGTTTTAGGCCGACCTCCGGGGCTGGGTGCCAATTGCTGGAACAGGGCGGACATCGATTTGAACTCACGCAGAAGCTCACTGCGCAATTTCAAATACGAGTCTTCTTCTAGCCCGGGAACACCACCCGGACAAGAAGAACTTCGCCCTTGAGCATTGTCACCCAGCCCCTCCAGTCTCAAATCTGCGCGGAACCGTGAGTTGAGACCGAACATTGTCTAGCCTACAAATTAATGAGGTTTGCATTAGTCCGTTGGCATGGTAAGCACAGATTTCAGTGGCACCAAGCAGTTTCGGGGTTGCTTGAATGGCTGATAAACGATCACGCTGCTTGGTACAATTGATCGTGGAATAGTTGTTGTGTGGAATTTTTAGCCAACCATGGTGTTAGTCTAAGTCAGTTGTTTGAAACGCTTAATTATTAACTGTAGATGTGTAGCTATAGACATCAAGAATCACGATATTAACGGTTGATGCAATTGGGTGAACATGCAAATCTGCCATTGTCTCGCTTAAGATAATCGTAAAAGCTGTTTAGATGTGACGGGGTGTTAGACGGAATTGAACTATTTGTCCGGCTGATTATCATCTGTTAGACGTTCTTGATAATTAATGTTATATTGGTTATGAAACGAAAGTAGGGAGCGAATATGAGCCATGAAATGGACCCGCGCGTCGATAAAACTCGGCGCCGTTTGCGGCAAGCATTAATTACATTATTACAGACAGAAACCGTTGACAATATTTCCGTGCAGAAGCTGACGAGTACTGCGTCGATTACACGGGGAACTTTTTATTTACACTATAAAGATAAACCAGCTTTTGTTGATCAGGCTTTAGATGACTTGGTCAGTGAATTGTTCGCGGCGGCAATCGTAACGGTTTCGGTGAGCGATATTATGACGAATCCACTTGATCCGTTGCAACGCGTACAAGTTTTCTCATTGTCAAAGGCGTTAGCGTATATTAGTCAGCACGCCGAAGCGTTTGAGACGCTATTGTTGGATCAACGCCAGTTAGCAGTTGATCAGCGGATCAATCAGCAGATGACGACGTGGATGACGAAATTCCATCATGACTTTGAAGACCAGTTTGCAGATTTGGAAGTGCCGGTTAGTATTCAAGTTGCATACTATGTAGCTGCTACGGTCGGTTTGATGACCGATTGGCTGGCCAATGACATGATCTATACGCCACATTATTTAACTAAGTGCATCAAGAAAATGCATCATCTGATGGCGGTCGGTAGCATTAGCTTTACGGACTTTTTTGTAAACTGAAATCAATCCTTGACTATTATGAAAAAATTTGATAATATTTTCCTGTTGTATTTGTGGACTTCTACAGCTACAACCGCACGGATTGAGTCTTAAGTTCAGCAATGGCACTTACATTCGGCGAGTCTAAGTGATTCATAATTTAAGGAGGTGCACAAACGTGTACGCAATTATTGTAACTGGTGGTAAACAATATAAAGTTGAAGCAGGCCAAGCAATTTACGTTGAAAAACTTGACGCTGCAGCTGGCGACAAGGTTACTTTTGATCAAGTAGTCTTTGTTGGTGGTGACACAACTAAGGTTGGAACGCCGACTGTTGATGGTGCGACGGTTGAAGGTACTGTTGAAAAGCAGGGCCGTGACCGTAAAGTGGTTACTTTCAAGTATAAGGCCAAGAAGGGCCAACATACGAAGAAGGGTCATCGCCAACCATACACTAAGGTAACGATCGACACAATTAATGCATAATTAAGAAAGTAGGCATTCCTTATGATTCAGGCAACCATTTCTCGTAATGCAACCGGTCAAGTGACCGCTTTTAAATTGACGGGACATGCTGATTCAGGTGCTTATGGACAAGACATCGTTTGTGCGGCGGTTTCGGTGTTAGCAATTAGTACAATCAATGGGATTGAACAAGTTGCCCACTTACAGCCCGCAGTGCAAAGTGATGAAACTAATGGTGGGTTACTAATTGCAGATTTTACTAAGTTAGACTTAGCAAACTCCCAATTACAAACTTTACTTGAAAGTTTCACGCTTGGTTTGAACGATGTGGCCACGAATTACGGTGATTATATCCGGGTTCGTGAACAAACAAGATAACCACATTCGGAGGTGGACTTTACTATGTTAATGAACTTGCAATTCTTCTCTCACCATAAAGGTGGCGGTTCAACTGCCAACGGTCGTGATTCAGCTGGTCGGCGTTTAGGCGCTAAGCGGGCTGACGGCCAAACTGTTAAGAATGGTAACATTCTTTATCGTCAACGCGGAACCCATATTTACCCAGGTGTAAACGTTGGCCGTGGTGGCGACGATACATTATTTGCAATGGCTGACGGTGTCGTTCGTTTTGAACGCAAAGGTCGCGACAAGCGCCAAGTATCTGTTTACCCAGCAAAATAATTTTTGAAGAGCCTCTGCATGGAGGCTCTTTTTTTGTGAAACAATCCGGGCAGACGTGCTAGCTAATCAGTTGTTAGTCAACGCTGCGGGCTAACCGATGTATCGCTGGTTAGTGGGCTTCAACAAATCGTTACCTTCAGCTTTTAGAAAGTTTGGTATAATAAAGCATGGGTTATGATGGGAGTGACGATATGAAGAGTCGAGTTGAACGGTTACAAAAACAGTTTGATCAGTTAAAAATTGATGCGTTCTTAGTCTCAAGTGAGGCTAATTTACAATATTTAACAGGAATGGCGGATATGGCTGGTGATGGTTATTTATTGGTGCTGGCCCAAGGTGTTTACCTGATTACGGATGCCCGTTATCAAACAGCCTTTGCTGATCAGTATGATGATCAACACTTAATCATTACTCGTGACTATCTGGGGGCAGTTTGCGAGATTATTGCAAACACGCACACGGGGGTCATGGGTTTTGAAGCCGATATTCCATATGCCGCATACAGTTATTTGGACGAGAACTTGGTCAGTGATTTAGTAGCCTTGCCAGACGTGGTTGATGATCTTCGAATCACGAAGAGTTCTGATGAAATTGACTGTCTACGAGCGAGTGCTCACTTAGCGGATGCTGGCTTTGAATATGTAACAAGTATTGTACGGCCAGGGATGCGCGAAGTTGATGTCAGCAATTTACTAGATGCGTTTATGCGGACGCACGGCGCTAGTGGGCCTTCGTTTACGACGATCGTGCTCGGTGGTGCGCGGGCGGCTTTGCCCCACGGAACCGCCTCTAAAGCTGTTTTGGCAGCCGGTCAACTTGTGACGCTTGATTTTGGTTACTTCTTAAATGGTTATACGTCTGATATGACACGGACGTTTGCATTAGGAACACCAGATGCGAAGCTGGTCACAGCTTATCAGGCAGTTCAAGCAGCCCAACAAGCCGTGGTTGACCAAGTCAAAGCGGGGGCGGCAACCGCCCAGTTGGATGCCGTGGGCCGAGATTTACTGACGAAGGCCGGTTATGGTAGTGCTTTTAACCACGGAATGGGCCATGGCATTGGCTTGGCCATACACGAAGGCCCGTTGATTTCCAAGAATACAACGGCAACCTTAGTTGCAAATAGTGTCGTGACCGTGGAGCCCGGGGTGTACTTCCCAGATTTAGGTGGGATGCGGATTGAAGACGATGTCTTAGTGACCACCGATGGGCATGAAA from Lactiplantibacillus paraplantarum includes the following:
- a CDS encoding MerR family transcriptional regulator, whose protein sequence is MKEKELRRSLAVLPIGTVMKLTDLSARQIRYYEEQALITPERNAGNRRMFSLNDIDRLLEIKDFLADGINMAGIKEIYARQKQRAEQKQADLAKPLTDRDVRRILHDEFLNLGGLQSDKGPNYPAR
- the glnA gene encoding type I glutamate--ammonia ligase, with the translated sequence MAKQSYSKDDIRRIVKEENVNFLRLMFTDLFGTIKNVEVPVSQLDKLLDNKLMFDGSSIDGFVRIEESDMYLYPDLSTWLIMPWNTEHGKIARIICEVYTADRKPFEGDPRNNLIRVLNDMREAGYTSFNCGTEPEFFLFKMNEKGEPTTELNDKGSYFDLSPMDLGENCRRDIALELERLGFNVEASHHEVAPGQHEIDFKYADALSAADHIQTFKLVVKTIARKYNLWATFMPKPLNGVNGSGMHVNMSLFHDQGNAFYDANDKSGLELSSDAYHFLGGLMKHARSYTAVTNPTVNSYKRLVPGYEAPVYVAWSASNRSPMIRIPSARGLSTRLELRSVDASTNPYLAFAAVLEAGLDGIKNGIEPPKSVDRNIYVMDEDERSAAGIADLPSTLHNALKEFQTDPTMKKALGPHIYQSFLEAKRLEWASYRQQVSEWERDQYMELY
- a CDS encoding dUTP diphosphatase, whose amino-acid sequence is MLELATLLQQSIRLDRDITARQQIHWRPQERLQNAMVSLDVELAEMANTSEWFKVWKIYRGKADPDKTHRETLLNEYVDAMDFFFLVSAIQQWTHLIPVTAEQLTSITAKPTTDLNKQYLAIKHLLYDAYFNHRRESYQHAWHVFLKIGLVDFGFDQDEIQAAFTAKNHVNEQRQANNY
- a CDS encoding TetR/AcrR family transcriptional regulator, whose translation is MSHEMDPRVDKTRRRLRQALITLLQTETVDNISVQKLTSTASITRGTFYLHYKDKPAFVDQALDDLVSELFAAAIVTVSVSDIMTNPLDPLQRVQVFSLSKALAYISQHAEAFETLLLDQRQLAVDQRINQQMTTWMTKFHHDFEDQFADLEVPVSIQVAYYVAATVGLMTDWLANDMIYTPHYLTKCIKKMHHLMAVGSISFTDFFVN
- the rplU gene encoding 50S ribosomal protein L21 gives rise to the protein MYAIIVTGGKQYKVEAGQAIYVEKLDAAAGDKVTFDQVVFVGGDTTKVGTPTVDGATVEGTVEKQGRDRKVVTFKYKAKKGQHTKKGHRQPYTKVTIDTINA
- a CDS encoding ribosomal-processing cysteine protease Prp is translated as MIQATISRNATGQVTAFKLTGHADSGAYGQDIVCAAVSVLAISTINGIEQVAHLQPAVQSDETNGGLLIADFTKLDLANSQLQTLLESFTLGLNDVATNYGDYIRVREQTR
- the rpmA gene encoding 50S ribosomal protein L27; protein product: MLMNLQFFSHHKGGGSTANGRDSAGRRLGAKRADGQTVKNGNILYRQRGTHIYPGVNVGRGGDDTLFAMADGVVRFERKGRDKRQVSVYPAK
- a CDS encoding M24 family metallopeptidase, giving the protein MKSRVERLQKQFDQLKIDAFLVSSEANLQYLTGMADMAGDGYLLVLAQGVYLITDARYQTAFADQYDDQHLIITRDYLGAVCEIIANTHTGVMGFEADIPYAAYSYLDENLVSDLVALPDVVDDLRITKSSDEIDCLRASAHLADAGFEYVTSIVRPGMREVDVSNLLDAFMRTHGASGPSFTTIVLGGARAALPHGTASKAVLAAGQLVTLDFGYFLNGYTSDMTRTFALGTPDAKLVTAYQAVQAAQQAVVDQVKAGAATAQLDAVGRDLLTKAGYGSAFNHGMGHGIGLAIHEGPLISKNTTATLVANSVVTVEPGVYFPDLGGMRIEDDVLVTTDGHERLTTATRDLLIL